In the Streptomyces sp. NBC_00193 genome, CCGAGGAGACGGACTGGGTGCAGATCGTGGAGTGGTACGACGAGCTCGTCCGCCTGACCGACAGCCCGATCGCCCGCCTCAACCGCGCCGTGGCGGTCGGCGAGGCCGACGGCCCGCGCGCGGGCCTGGCGGCACTGGCGCAGCTCGACCCCGCACTCCCCCGCCACACCGCGGTCGCGGCCTACCTCCACGAGCGCGACGGCGACCTGCCCAAGGCGGCCCGCCTGTACGCCGAGGCCGCCCACCAGGCCCCCAACCTCGCGGAACGCGACCACCTGACCCGTCAGGCGGCCCGCCTGAACTCCGCCCGCCGCGACTGATCCACCGCGAACCGGCGATCGGTCGGCGGCTCGGTCGCAGGCTCAGTCGGATGCGCAGTCGGAGGCTCAGTCGGAGGCGTCGCACTTCTCCTGGTCGTAGCCGCCGCGGTGGGTGAGGACCTCCGTCATGTGGCCCTCCGCCCAGGCCTTGATCCCCTTCATGAGCCCCTGGAGGGAGCGGCCGAGGTCGGTCAGCTCGTAGCTGACGGTGACGGGCACCGTGGGGGTCACGGTCCTGGTCACCATCCCGTCGCGCTCCAGTGAGCGCAGCGTCTGCGTCAGCATCTTCTGGCTCACGCCCGAGATCCGGCGTTGCAGCTCGGAGAAGCGCATGGGCTGCGGCTCGTCGCCGGGGGTGGTCCCCGGGCCGTCGCCGCCCAGGGCGGCGAGCACGAGGGCGACCCACTTGTCGGAGATGCGCTCCAGG is a window encoding:
- a CDS encoding helix-turn-helix domain-containing protein — its product is MATRTAAERRAEAKAEYDAFFAQCPSRQLLERISDKWVALVLAALGGDGPGTTPGDEPQPMRFSELQRRISGVSQKMLTQTLRSLERDGMVTRTVTPTVPVTVSYELTDLGRSLQGLMKGIKAWAEGHMTEVLTHRGGYDQEKCDASD